A region of Bacillus cabrialesii DNA encodes the following proteins:
- the proB gene encoding glutamate 5-kinase, which yields MKKQRIVVKIGSSSLTNSNGSIDEAKISEHVQAISLLKKAGHEMILITSGAVAAGFSSLGYPSRPVTIKGKQAAAAVGQTLLMQQYMNQFKQFALTPGQILLTRNDFSKRERYRNAYATIMELLERGVIPIINENDSTSVEELTFGDNDMLSALVSGLIHADQLMILTDINGLYDANPNENPEAKRFDYLPEITPELLGYAGSAGSKVGTGGMKSKLLAAQTALSLGVKVFIGTGSGEQKLADILDGRGDGTYIGDKELSSVNNTRQWIQFHSPISGEILIDAGAEEAMIHNGSSLLPAGVVGVKGNFPKGAVVEVRGPGGVIGKGQTHYSSEEIMEARGKRSDELGLEKTFEVIHRNDWVNLKD from the coding sequence ATGAAAAAACAAAGAATAGTAGTGAAAATAGGAAGCAGTTCGCTCACGAATAGCAACGGAAGCATTGATGAGGCAAAAATCAGCGAGCATGTACAGGCCATTTCCCTGTTGAAAAAAGCGGGACATGAAATGATTCTGATTACCTCGGGAGCCGTAGCGGCAGGGTTTTCCAGCCTCGGCTATCCGTCCCGCCCCGTTACTATTAAAGGGAAACAGGCGGCGGCCGCGGTCGGACAAACACTGTTAATGCAGCAATATATGAATCAATTCAAACAATTCGCACTGACTCCGGGACAAATTCTGTTAACGAGAAATGATTTTTCGAAAAGAGAACGGTATCGAAACGCGTATGCAACGATTATGGAATTACTGGAGCGCGGCGTCATTCCGATTATCAATGAAAACGATTCTACATCTGTTGAAGAATTGACATTCGGGGATAATGACATGCTTTCTGCGTTAGTCAGCGGATTGATTCATGCAGACCAGCTCATGATTCTCACGGACATTAATGGGCTGTATGACGCCAATCCGAATGAAAATCCTGAGGCGAAACGATTTGATTATTTGCCGGAGATCACGCCTGAATTGCTGGGATATGCGGGTTCAGCCGGATCAAAGGTCGGCACCGGCGGAATGAAATCAAAGCTGTTAGCCGCACAAACCGCGCTGTCTCTTGGAGTGAAAGTGTTCATTGGAACAGGCAGCGGAGAGCAAAAGCTTGCGGACATTTTGGACGGCAGGGGAGACGGTACGTATATCGGAGACAAAGAACTATCCTCGGTTAACAACACGAGACAGTGGATTCAGTTCCACTCGCCGATATCAGGAGAGATCCTCATTGATGCTGGTGCCGAGGAAGCGATGATCCATAACGGAAGCAGTCTGCTGCCGGCTGGCGTTGTGGGCGTGAAAGGGAACTTTCCGAAAGGTGCTGTCGTGGAAGTCAGGGGACCGGGCGGCGTGATCGGCAAAGGCCAAACACATTACTCCTCCGAGGAGATTATGGAGGCCAGAGGCAAACGAAGCGATGAACTTGGTTTAGAGAAAACGTTTGAGGTTATTCACAGGAATGACTGGGTCAATTTAAAAGACTAG
- a CDS encoding MarR family winged helix-turn-helix transcriptional regulator, with the protein MENEFDHMKLENQLCFLLYASSREMTKQYKPLLEKLNVTYPQYLVLLLLWEHETLTIKKMGELLYLDSGTLTPMLKRMEQQGLITRNRSEEDERSVLVSLTEDGELLKEKAADIPRTILGLSMQSGEDLKQLKSALYTLLETLHQKK; encoded by the coding sequence ATGGAAAATGAATTTGATCATATGAAATTGGAGAATCAGCTATGTTTTTTGCTTTATGCGAGTTCGCGGGAAATGACAAAGCAATACAAGCCGCTGCTTGAAAAGCTGAATGTGACGTACCCTCAATATTTGGTCTTGCTTTTGCTATGGGAACACGAAACGCTTACTATCAAAAAGATGGGAGAGCTGCTGTATTTAGATTCGGGAACGCTCACTCCGATGCTAAAACGAATGGAGCAGCAGGGTTTGATTACGAGAAATAGATCTGAAGAGGATGAGCGGTCCGTGTTGGTTAGCCTGACAGAGGACGGGGAGTTATTAAAAGAAAAAGCGGCTGACATCCCGCGGACGATCCTAGGGCTTTCAATGCAGTCCGGAGAAGACCTGAAGCAGTTAAAATCGGCTCTATATACATTGCTGGAAACACTTCATCAAAAAAAATGA
- a CDS encoding histidine phosphatase family protein: MLHLYIARHGQTQWNVEKRMQGWLDSDLTELGLYNARALGERLKDVEFNQVYFSPSKRTEETAKTILGSRRPPLVKDHMFREMSLGSWEGKKQEDIERSEPDLFHAYLHHPEAYRQPGCETFFDLESRVRLALQTILDRHSSGNVLLVTHSVFILMLLNIIKRRRINDIWNSAYIHDTSLSVVEFDKNGTAKIVKEGDGEHRKPIPAF; this comes from the coding sequence ATGCTGCATTTATATATTGCCAGGCACGGACAGACGCAATGGAATGTGGAAAAACGGATGCAGGGCTGGCTGGATTCTGATTTAACAGAACTTGGCCTCTACAACGCCCGCGCTCTTGGGGAGCGTCTGAAGGATGTTGAATTCAATCAGGTTTACTTCAGTCCGAGCAAACGGACGGAAGAGACGGCAAAAACTATACTGGGATCGCGCCGGCCCCCGCTGGTTAAAGATCATATGTTTAGAGAAATGTCACTAGGCTCATGGGAAGGAAAAAAACAAGAGGATATTGAAAGAAGCGAACCTGATCTTTTTCATGCTTATTTACATCATCCCGAAGCTTATCGCCAGCCGGGATGTGAAACGTTTTTTGATCTTGAAAGCCGGGTGAGGCTGGCTCTCCAAACGATTTTAGACCGTCATTCTTCCGGTAATGTTCTCTTGGTTACCCATTCTGTTTTTATATTAATGCTGTTAAATATCATCAAGAGAAGACGCATTAATGACATATGGAATTCTGCATACATACATGATACATCATTGAGTGTTGTGGAATTTGATAAAAATGGAACAGCCAAAATAGTAAAAGAAGGGGATGGGGAGCATCGGAAACCGATTCCCGCTTTCTAA
- a CDS encoding nucleoside deaminase — MNHEKFLQQAVDLAREGVNAGIGGPFGAVIVKDGSIIAEGQNNVTTSNDPTAHAEVTAIRNACKALGTYQLDDCILYTSCEPCPMCLGAIYWARPKAVFFAATHTDAAEAGFDDSFIYKEIDKPAEERTIPFYQVTLMEHLSPFQAWRDFANKKEY, encoded by the coding sequence ATGAATCATGAAAAATTCTTACAACAGGCTGTCGACCTCGCTCGTGAAGGAGTGAATGCAGGAATTGGCGGGCCTTTCGGAGCCGTTATTGTGAAAGACGGATCGATTATTGCCGAGGGACAGAACAACGTCACGACAAGCAATGATCCGACTGCCCACGCGGAAGTGACGGCTATTCGGAACGCCTGCAAAGCGCTTGGAACATACCAGCTTGATGACTGCATTTTGTATACGAGCTGTGAGCCATGCCCAATGTGCCTGGGCGCCATCTACTGGGCCCGGCCGAAAGCCGTTTTCTTTGCAGCAACGCACACAGACGCTGCCGAAGCCGGTTTTGATGATTCATTCATTTATAAAGAAATTGATAAACCTGCTGAAGAAAGGACGATCCCCTTTTATCAAGTGACTCTTATGGAGCATTTATCCCCGTTTCAGGCATGGCGGGATTTTGCCAATAAGAAAGAATATTAA
- the proA gene encoding glutamate-5-semialdehyde dehydrogenase, whose amino-acid sequence MSEVSVKAKLAKEAAAEMIMKTTAEKDEALSLIANGLRNELDFLLSENAIDIKNGKENGLTPDVIDRLTLDEKRIRDIADAVELLIDLADPVGESLETIEKENGLFIEKIRVPLGVVGMIYEARPNVTVDAATLCLKTGNAVVLRGSSSAIHSNKALVSVIHRALEQSALPIHAVQLIEDTSRETAKELFTLNDGLDVLIPRGGKKLIDLVVRESTVPVLETGAGNCHIFIDETAKPQMAEKVVVNAKTQRPSVCNAIESLLIHKAWAERHGKELLVQLENAGVDIRGDEFVCELHPSSKQASEEDWETEFLAPVLSVKTVENVQEAVRHIQTYGTNHSEAILTEDDKHAAYFQTAVDAAAVYHNASTRFTDGFEFGYGAEIGISTQKLHARGPMGLPALTSTKYIIKGTGQIRE is encoded by the coding sequence ATGAGTGAAGTTTCTGTAAAAGCAAAGCTGGCGAAAGAAGCAGCAGCCGAAATGATCATGAAAACAACGGCCGAAAAGGATGAGGCGCTCAGTCTCATTGCAAACGGACTCCGCAACGAACTGGATTTTCTCTTGTCGGAGAATGCAATAGACATTAAAAACGGAAAAGAAAATGGTTTAACACCGGATGTCATTGACCGTCTCACACTGGATGAGAAACGCATTCGCGACATCGCGGACGCGGTAGAGCTCTTAATCGACTTGGCGGACCCCGTCGGCGAATCTCTTGAAACGATTGAAAAGGAAAACGGCTTGTTTATTGAAAAAATCCGTGTGCCGCTCGGTGTCGTGGGAATGATTTATGAGGCGAGGCCAAATGTCACAGTTGATGCGGCTACCCTCTGCCTGAAGACAGGGAACGCGGTTGTTCTGAGGGGGAGCTCCTCAGCCATCCACAGCAACAAAGCACTCGTCAGTGTTATTCACAGGGCACTTGAGCAATCAGCACTTCCGATTCACGCTGTGCAGCTGATTGAGGATACAAGCAGAGAGACGGCCAAAGAGCTCTTTACGTTAAATGATGGCTTAGACGTATTGATTCCGCGCGGAGGCAAGAAACTGATCGATCTCGTTGTAAGAGAATCAACAGTCCCTGTATTAGAAACCGGAGCGGGGAACTGCCACATTTTCATTGACGAAACGGCCAAACCGCAAATGGCTGAAAAGGTCGTCGTAAATGCCAAAACGCAGCGGCCTTCCGTATGCAACGCGATTGAATCACTGCTGATCCACAAGGCATGGGCGGAGCGGCACGGGAAGGAATTGCTGGTTCAGCTGGAAAACGCAGGCGTTGACATTCGCGGTGATGAATTTGTATGTGAGCTTCATCCTTCAAGCAAACAAGCGTCAGAAGAAGATTGGGAAACTGAATTCTTAGCGCCTGTCCTCAGCGTAAAGACGGTAGAGAACGTTCAAGAAGCTGTGAGGCATATCCAAACATACGGCACGAATCATTCGGAAGCGATTTTAACTGAAGATGACAAGCACGCGGCTTATTTTCAGACGGCTGTCGATGCTGCAGCGGTCTATCATAACGCGTCAACCCGTTTTACCGACGGCTTTGAATTCGGCTACGGAGCCGAAATCGGCATCAGCACGCAAAAGCTTCATGCAAGAGGGCCAATGGGGCTTCCTGCACTGACTTCTACAAAATACATCATTAAAGGAACTGGGCAAATCCGCGAGTAG
- the ykkD gene encoding multidrug efflux SMR transporter subunit YkkD, which yields MLHWISLLCAGCLEMAGVALMNQYAKEKSVKWVLLIIVGFAASFSLLSYAMETIPMGTAYAVWTGIGTAGGALVGILFYKEPKDAKRIFFIALILCSAVGLKILS from the coding sequence ATGCTGCATTGGATCAGCTTATTATGCGCGGGCTGTTTGGAGATGGCCGGCGTGGCCCTTATGAACCAATATGCGAAAGAAAAAAGCGTGAAATGGGTGCTGTTGATCATTGTTGGTTTTGCCGCATCATTTTCCTTGCTGTCGTATGCAATGGAAACCATTCCGATGGGAACGGCTTACGCGGTCTGGACAGGGATTGGCACCGCCGGAGGAGCGCTTGTCGGCATCCTCTTTTACAAGGAGCCGAAAGACGCCAAACGGATCTTCTTTATCGCGTTGATTTTATGCTCAGCGGTTGGTTTAAAAATTCTGTCATAA
- the purU gene encoding formyltetrahydrofolate deformylase: protein MKSYMTQRLNAYRDGNEDKGRLLVSCPDQPGIVSAVSAFLFEHGANIIESNQYTTDPEGGRFFLRIEFDCAGIREKKETLQEAFASVAGKFDMTWSLTLASELKRVAIFVSKELHCLHELIWEWQTGNLMAEIAVVISNHEEARELVERLNIPFHYMKANKDIRAEVEKKQLELLEQYEIDVIVLARYMQILTPDFVSAHPNRIINIHHSFLPAFIGANPYKRAYERGVKLIGATSHYVTNDLDEGPIIEQDIERVDHRDNAEALKNIGRTIERSVLARAVKWHLEDRVIVHENKTIVFN from the coding sequence ATGAAATCATATATGACTCAGCGGTTAAACGCATACCGTGACGGAAATGAGGATAAAGGGCGCCTTTTGGTCAGCTGTCCCGACCAGCCGGGGATCGTTTCCGCGGTTTCCGCGTTTTTATTTGAACACGGCGCCAATATTATAGAATCAAATCAATACACGACCGACCCTGAAGGCGGCCGGTTCTTCCTGAGAATCGAATTCGACTGCGCGGGCATTCGTGAGAAAAAAGAAACACTGCAGGAGGCGTTTGCGTCTGTTGCGGGCAAATTCGACATGACATGGAGCTTAACATTGGCAAGCGAGCTGAAGCGCGTCGCCATTTTTGTCTCAAAGGAGCTTCACTGCCTGCATGAGCTGATTTGGGAATGGCAAACCGGCAACCTTATGGCGGAAATCGCTGTTGTCATCAGCAACCATGAGGAAGCGAGAGAGCTGGTTGAAAGGCTGAACATTCCATTCCATTATATGAAAGCGAACAAAGACATCAGAGCGGAAGTCGAAAAGAAACAGCTTGAACTGCTTGAGCAATACGAGATTGACGTGATCGTTCTCGCTCGTTACATGCAGATCTTAACCCCTGACTTTGTTTCGGCTCATCCGAATCGCATTATCAATATCCACCATTCGTTCCTGCCTGCTTTTATCGGTGCGAATCCGTACAAACGGGCTTACGAGCGCGGCGTGAAACTGATCGGAGCGACCTCTCACTATGTCACAAACGATCTGGACGAAGGGCCGATCATTGAACAGGATATTGAGCGCGTAGACCACCGCGACAATGCGGAAGCACTGAAAAACATTGGCAGAACAATTGAACGAAGCGTGCTTGCCCGTGCTGTGAAATGGCATTTGGAAGACCGCGTCATCGTTCACGAAAATAAAACAATCGTCTTTAACTAG
- a CDS encoding organic hydroperoxide resistance protein, whose translation MALFTAKVTARGGRAGHITSDDGVLDFDIVMPNAKKEGQTGTNPEQLFAAGYAACFGGALEHVAKEQNIEIDSEIEGQVSLMKDESDDGFKIGVTLVVNTKDLDRDKAQELVNAAHEFCPYSKATRGNIDVKLELK comes from the coding sequence ATGGCATTATTTACAGCAAAAGTAACCGCGCGAGGCGGACGGGCAGGACATATTACTTCAGATGACGGCGTTCTTGATTTTGATATTGTGATGCCAAACGCGAAAAAAGAAGGACAAACCGGCACTAACCCGGAACAGCTCTTTGCGGCAGGATACGCTGCATGCTTCGGCGGCGCGCTCGAACACGTGGCCAAAGAGCAGAATATCGAAATCGATTCGGAAATTGAAGGGCAGGTCAGCCTCATGAAAGATGAGAGCGACGATGGGTTTAAAATCGGCGTCACACTTGTTGTGAACACGAAAGATTTGGATCGGGACAAGGCGCAGGAGCTTGTCAATGCGGCTCATGAGTTCTGCCCTTATTCAAAGGCAACTAGAGGAAATATTGATGTGAAATTAGAATTAAAATAA
- the ykkC gene encoding multidrug efflux SMR transporter subunit YkkC translates to MKWGLVVFAAVFEVVWVVGLKHADSALTWGGTAVGIIVSFYLLMKATNSLPVGTVYAVFTGLGTAGTVLSEIILFHEPVGWPKLLLIGVLLIGVIGLKLVTQDETEEKGGEA, encoded by the coding sequence ATGAAATGGGGATTAGTCGTGTTTGCCGCCGTTTTCGAGGTTGTTTGGGTGGTCGGCTTAAAGCACGCTGACTCAGCCTTAACGTGGGGCGGCACTGCCGTCGGTATCATAGTCAGCTTTTACCTTTTAATGAAGGCGACAAACAGTCTGCCTGTCGGAACCGTGTATGCCGTCTTTACCGGGCTTGGCACGGCAGGAACCGTGCTGAGTGAAATCATTCTGTTTCACGAGCCGGTTGGATGGCCGAAGCTTTTGTTAATCGGCGTGCTCTTAATCGGTGTAATCGGATTGAAGCTTGTGACACAGGATGAGACAGAGGAAAAAGGAGGCGAGGCATAA
- a CDS encoding GNAT family N-acetyltransferase, translated as MSAKTKLVTDRIRLRCMEDRDQASLFELFSDPDVMKYYSGLKDKRQTREWINWNKRNEKGYGVSLWIAEDIQTGDFLGQCGIVPQQVENQTVMEIGYMFARRHWGNGYAQEAARACLDYGFNERLFGKMAALIDPDNKASIRVAEKIGMLYDRTIRKWNKPIAVYERKSNN; from the coding sequence ATGAGCGCTAAAACGAAACTTGTGACCGATCGCATTCGTTTGCGCTGTATGGAAGACAGGGATCAAGCCTCTTTGTTTGAGCTTTTTAGCGATCCTGATGTCATGAAATATTATTCCGGTTTAAAAGACAAGAGGCAAACACGCGAGTGGATCAATTGGAACAAACGAAATGAGAAAGGCTACGGCGTCAGTCTGTGGATCGCAGAAGACATACAGACAGGGGATTTTTTGGGACAATGCGGCATCGTGCCCCAGCAGGTCGAAAATCAAACAGTAATGGAAATCGGCTATATGTTTGCGCGCCGCCACTGGGGGAACGGCTATGCGCAAGAGGCGGCTCGGGCATGCCTGGATTACGGCTTCAACGAGCGGCTGTTTGGCAAAATGGCGGCATTGATTGACCCCGATAACAAAGCGTCCATACGGGTAGCGGAGAAAATTGGCATGCTTTACGATAGAACGATCAGAAAGTGGAATAAACCGATCGCGGTATATGAAAGAAAATCTAACAATTGA
- a CDS encoding DinB family protein, producing the protein MAPTVSLLYSAVEENSLRMASIVSHMTHSELYYKWHCQTKNSTAQLLHHITNVDIRWVWRIKENRIPDHIEQAYGPMTDESGRLPEPVNQPGLDELLKRHQLVVNELKSVCHTLTEHDLHQPLSYDGDTATVRWGIWHMADHNRYHQAHIEALKKEWKQDVAKYER; encoded by the coding sequence ATGGCGCCGACGGTCAGTCTTCTGTATTCCGCAGTGGAAGAAAACAGTCTCCGTATGGCTTCTATTGTAAGTCACATGACACACAGTGAACTTTACTATAAGTGGCACTGCCAAACAAAAAACAGCACGGCTCAGCTTTTGCACCATATCACAAATGTTGATATCAGATGGGTCTGGCGAATCAAGGAAAACCGGATACCGGATCATATTGAACAGGCATACGGCCCGATGACTGATGAAAGCGGACGGCTGCCAGAACCGGTGAATCAGCCGGGATTAGATGAGCTCCTGAAAAGACATCAGCTCGTGGTAAATGAGCTGAAATCGGTTTGTCACACCTTAACTGAACATGATTTGCATCAGCCGCTTTCTTACGATGGTGACACCGCGACCGTACGGTGGGGCATTTGGCATATGGCGGATCATAACCGCTATCATCAAGCACATATTGAAGCCCTCAAAAAAGAATGGAAACAGGATGTGGCGAAATATGAGCGCTAA
- a CDS encoding organic hydroperoxide resistance protein: MSQPLFTASVSAVGGREGKVISSDRVLELDVAMPGTPRAKKLEKATNPEQLFAAGYAACFDSALQLVARTERVKVETEVTAHVSLLKDEADQGYKLGVTLQVKGKGVSASELQALVQKAHGVCPYSKATSGNIDVTLEVAE; encoded by the coding sequence ATGAGTCAGCCATTATTTACAGCATCAGTATCAGCGGTAGGAGGAAGGGAAGGAAAGGTGATCTCATCAGACCGCGTACTTGAGCTTGATGTCGCGATGCCGGGGACACCAAGAGCAAAGAAATTAGAAAAAGCGACTAATCCGGAGCAGCTGTTTGCGGCGGGTTACGCAGCTTGCTTTGACAGCGCCCTGCAGCTTGTAGCAAGAACAGAACGAGTGAAGGTGGAGACAGAGGTTACAGCGCATGTCAGCCTGTTAAAAGATGAAGCGGATCAAGGCTATAAATTGGGTGTGACGCTGCAGGTGAAAGGAAAAGGAGTCAGTGCATCGGAATTACAGGCTCTTGTGCAAAAAGCGCACGGTGTCTGCCCGTATTCAAAAGCAACCTCCGGAAATATTGATGTTACGCTTGAAGTAGCTGAATAA
- a CDS encoding DUF421 domain-containing protein, with product MLWLVWAFLLKPIIVFSIAYILFRLAGKKAVSQMNNFDLLLTFAIGTIISEPILTSKLPMSIYYAGAFLVLYLLMSKLSLSNKWRWLLVVSPTVLIRNGDIDEHGLRKERLTVNELLGKLREKGYADPADIDLAIIEETGEVSVIPKEEARAVQVRDLNMEAERNFIPIPLILDGEILDHNLKYLQKNRSWLFERLEEKGYSPKLLSSITLGTMNARGDISLDLNTANEPQHDPYLYKPGNNN from the coding sequence GTGTTGTGGTTGGTATGGGCATTTTTACTGAAGCCAATTATCGTATTTTCGATTGCGTATATTCTGTTTCGGCTTGCCGGTAAAAAAGCCGTGTCACAAATGAATAATTTTGATCTGCTTTTGACCTTCGCGATCGGCACCATTATCAGTGAACCGATTCTTACATCCAAGCTGCCGATGTCAATTTATTACGCAGGCGCTTTTTTGGTGCTTTATCTGCTGATGAGCAAGCTCTCTCTTTCTAATAAATGGCGATGGCTGCTGGTCGTAAGCCCGACTGTCTTAATTCGTAATGGCGACATTGATGAACACGGCTTGCGCAAAGAAAGGCTGACGGTTAATGAACTGCTCGGCAAGCTGAGGGAAAAGGGCTATGCCGATCCTGCTGACATTGACCTTGCCATCATTGAAGAAACGGGAGAAGTAAGCGTCATCCCAAAAGAGGAGGCGAGAGCGGTGCAGGTGCGGGATTTGAATATGGAAGCTGAACGGAATTTTATCCCGATTCCACTCATACTGGATGGCGAAATCCTTGATCATAATTTGAAATACCTCCAAAAAAACCGATCATGGCTGTTTGAGAGGCTCGAGGAAAAAGGGTACAGCCCCAAGCTGCTGTCGTCAATCACCCTTGGAACAATGAATGCCCGCGGCGATATATCGCTTGATTTGAATACCGCAAATGAACCGCAGCATGATCCTTATTTATATAAACCGGGAAATAACAATTAA
- the hmpA gene encoding NO-inducible flavohemoprotein, producing MLDNKTIEIIKSTVPVLQQHGETITGRFYELMFQDHPELLNIFNQTNQKKKTQRAALANAVIAAAANIDQLGNIIPVVKQIGHKHRSIGIKAEHYPIVGKYLLIAIKDVLGDAATPDIMQAWEKAYGVIADAFIGIEKEMYEQAEQQAGGWKEYKPFVIAKKEQESKEITSFYLKPEDGKPLPEFQAGQYISIKVRIPDSEYTHIRQYSLSDMPGKDYYRISVKKDGVVSSYLHDGVREGDSIEVSAPAGDFVLDSSSQRDLVLISAGVGITPMISMLKTSVSKQPERQILFIHAAKNSEYHALRHEVEEAASHSSVKTAFVYREPTEEDRAGDLQFHEGQIDQQFLKELIANTDADYYICGSSSFITAMHKLVQELGSAPESIHYELFGPQLSMAQSV from the coding sequence ATTACAACAGCATGGAGAAACGATCACTGGCCGTTTTTACGAACTGATGTTCCAAGACCATCCAGAACTTCTAAACATTTTTAATCAAACGAACCAAAAGAAAAAAACACAGCGCGCTGCACTTGCAAATGCCGTTATTGCAGCTGCGGCAAATATTGACCAGCTTGGAAATATCATTCCGGTCGTCAAACAAATCGGACACAAGCACCGCAGCATCGGAATTAAGGCTGAACATTATCCGATCGTCGGAAAATATTTGCTGATTGCGATTAAAGATGTTCTGGGAGACGCTGCGACACCTGACATTATGCAGGCGTGGGAGAAAGCGTACGGTGTAATCGCTGACGCATTCATCGGAATTGAAAAAGAAATGTATGAGCAGGCTGAGCAGCAAGCCGGCGGCTGGAAGGAGTATAAGCCGTTCGTCATTGCGAAAAAAGAGCAGGAAAGCAAAGAAATCACATCCTTCTATCTGAAACCGGAAGACGGCAAGCCGTTACCTGAATTTCAAGCAGGGCAGTATATCAGCATCAAAGTGCGGATTCCTGATTCTGAATATACGCATATCCGCCAATACAGCCTGTCAGATATGCCGGGAAAAGACTATTATCGAATTTCAGTGAAAAAAGACGGTGTCGTGTCTTCCTATTTACACGATGGCGTGCGTGAGGGCGATTCAATAGAGGTCAGCGCACCGGCAGGGGACTTTGTTTTAGATTCTTCATCACAAAGAGATCTTGTTCTAATCAGTGCCGGGGTCGGCATTACACCAATGATCAGCATGCTGAAAACGTCTGTTTCTAAGCAGCCTGAACGGCAGATTCTGTTCATTCATGCCGCGAAAAACAGTGAATACCACGCATTGCGTCATGAAGTAGAAGAAGCGGCAAGCCATTCTTCTGTCAAAACAGCATTTGTGTATCGCGAGCCGACAGAGGAAGACCGTGCAGGTGATCTTCAATTTCATGAAGGGCAGATTGATCAGCAGTTCCTCAAAGAACTGATTGCTAATACAGATGCGGATTATTATATTTGCGGTTCATCGTCATTTATTACGGCGATGCATAAACTTGTACAAGAACTCGGATCAGCTCCGGAGTCTATCCATTATGAGCTATTCGGCCCGCAATTAAGCATGGCACAGTCCGTTTAA
- a CDS encoding glycosyltransferase family 2 protein has product MKRPKLSVCMIVKNEERHIARCLESVQHIADEIIVVDTGSNDRTEDICSSFHAQIYHHKWEQDFSQARNASLQHAKGEWILILDADEELDPDTGSLLPSLLTDSLPPLGCVKVLNYTGKQWDANEALEQRQIRLLRNQRNITFTGRICERPEGEEASATFSLPCIIHHYGYLEREAQQKHQRNMSLLNAALLTSSADPSLIFQKAAEYDRGNEHDKALWLASDCINEHKRKKLIPPPAYYYLKYKLLIDAERYEEAEQDINEALAHYPDYCTLHYYKGIIMYQLKKVREAITAFEACLQTTSENHLYVQVKGAADFRSSCWLGVCYAELHQPMTAVLYAQKALNANPKCSRAQRLFSDLTKDQAAHA; this is encoded by the coding sequence ATGAAGAGACCGAAGCTGTCAGTATGTATGATTGTGAAAAATGAAGAACGCCATATCGCCCGCTGTTTAGAGAGTGTGCAGCATATTGCTGACGAAATCATTGTGGTTGATACCGGATCGAATGATCGTACGGAAGATATTTGCAGCAGCTTTCATGCCCAGATTTATCATCATAAATGGGAACAGGACTTTTCACAGGCGAGAAATGCGAGCCTGCAGCATGCCAAGGGAGAATGGATATTGATCTTGGATGCCGATGAAGAACTAGACCCCGACACAGGCAGCCTATTGCCTTCACTGCTGACTGACAGCCTGCCGCCTCTTGGTTGCGTGAAGGTCTTGAACTATACAGGAAAGCAATGGGATGCAAATGAAGCGCTCGAACAAAGGCAGATCAGACTGCTCCGCAATCAGCGAAACATCACGTTTACGGGAAGGATTTGTGAAAGGCCGGAGGGAGAAGAGGCAAGCGCCACTTTCTCGCTTCCATGTATCATTCACCATTACGGGTATTTAGAGCGGGAGGCACAGCAAAAGCATCAACGCAACATGAGCTTATTGAATGCAGCATTGCTGACATCCTCCGCTGATCCGTCTCTCATTTTTCAGAAAGCAGCTGAATATGACAGAGGAAACGAACATGATAAAGCTCTTTGGCTTGCGAGCGATTGTATCAATGAACATAAAAGAAAAAAGCTAATTCCGCCTCCTGCTTACTATTATTTAAAGTATAAATTATTAATTGACGCAGAGCGGTACGAAGAAGCGGAACAGGATATCAATGAAGCACTGGCGCATTATCCGGATTACTGCACGCTTCACTATTATAAAGGGATCATCATGTATCAGCTTAAAAAAGTCAGAGAAGCGATCACAGCGTTTGAAGCTTGCCTGCAGACCACTAGTGAAAATCATCTGTACGTACAGGTGAAAGGAGCAGCCGATTTTAGATCAAGCTGCTGGCTCGGTGTCTGTTATGCTGAATTGCACCAGCCTATGACTGCTGTTTTGTATGCTCAAAAAGCGCTGAATGCCAATCCGAAGTGCTCACGGGCACAGCGGCTTTTCAGCGATTTAACAAAGGATCAGGCCGCACATGCCTGA